Proteins from a single region of Butyrivibrio fibrisolvens:
- a CDS encoding class I SAM-dependent methyltransferase, with translation MAQDVKIGNVTLKFDRYKGMDLYCDGQIEDELLDIVQNNDPSEFPRIIEEKGSWPVLYHLSEQRSNIIEWIPMSGSEKVLEVGSGCGAITGKLSEKAGSVTCVDLSKKRSEINAYRNKNCDNVTIHVGNFKDIEPDLPNDFDYIFLIGVFEYGQGYIGGEYPYDNFLKMLKKHLHAGGRIVIAIENRMGLKYLAGCREDHLGTYFSGIEGYNSDSVAKTFTRNGLIQIFKRCGINNYHFYYPYPDYKFMTMMHSDYYLPGLGELNDNVRNFDNSRMILFNEKYAFDGLVKDGMYQDFANSFEVIIGNEFPTVFSKYSNDRASEFKIRTDICIDRAGRRVISKAPLCAESVDHISSIRDAYEALKERYRGGDLEINDCQIDEKSGVATFSFVNGEPLSSLMDKCLAGDDLDGFEKLFKEYLRRISYNEEMEVSDYDLIFNNILVNGPIWTVIDYEWTYGKRIPTKEIAFRALYCYLEEDEKRRKIGVDKFYKELGLTEEEANDLLEEEAGFQKYVTGNRMSMVEIWKKIGQKATVPQELLPPPEVPEFNPEAIKLYYDYGQGFSEENSEELDTEYDKNGKAAIELELDDNVVKLRLDPVSHPCIVSLTNVKWNDEKIRDDNDALQIHPNGAWLSDESIVFDSDDPWIEFDFTSENLKKRAVNRMNIRLSMSTIHKKQAQDLVSYQYAGSDEDEKEGKGLGKLKGLLKNGLKKDGTFVPDRKRKA, from the coding sequence ATGGCGCAAGATGTCAAAATCGGAAATGTAACACTTAAGTTCGACCGCTATAAGGGGATGGATCTTTACTGCGATGGACAGATTGAAGATGAACTTCTTGATATTGTTCAGAATAACGATCCCTCTGAATTCCCAAGAATCATAGAAGAAAAAGGCAGCTGGCCTGTTCTGTATCATCTGTCAGAGCAGCGCAGCAATATTATAGAGTGGATTCCCATGTCAGGATCAGAAAAGGTCCTTGAAGTGGGATCAGGATGCGGTGCCATAACAGGAAAGCTTTCTGAAAAGGCCGGATCCGTTACCTGCGTTGATCTTTCCAAGAAAAGAAGTGAGATCAATGCTTACAGAAATAAGAACTGTGATAATGTAACTATTCATGTTGGTAATTTTAAGGATATTGAACCGGATCTTCCAAATGATTTTGACTATATTTTCCTTATAGGTGTTTTTGAATATGGCCAAGGTTATATAGGCGGAGAATACCCTTACGATAACTTCCTTAAGATGCTCAAAAAGCATCTCCATGCAGGTGGCCGTATTGTTATTGCAATTGAGAACCGTATGGGACTTAAGTATCTTGCAGGATGCAGGGAAGATCATCTTGGAACATATTTTTCAGGAATTGAAGGCTATAATTCTGACAGCGTTGCCAAAACCTTTACAAGAAACGGCCTCATTCAGATATTCAAAAGATGCGGTATAAATAATTACCATTTCTATTATCCGTACCCTGATTATAAGTTCATGACCATGATGCACTCGGATTATTACCTTCCGGGACTTGGTGAACTTAATGATAACGTGCGTAATTTTGACAATTCACGCATGATTCTTTTTAACGAGAAATATGCCTTTGACGGGCTTGTAAAAGACGGAATGTATCAGGATTTTGCAAACTCTTTCGAAGTTATTATTGGTAATGAATTTCCAACTGTTTTTTCAAAGTATTCAAATGACAGAGCTTCTGAATTCAAGATCCGTACAGATATCTGCATAGACAGGGCTGGCAGAAGAGTTATCAGCAAGGCTCCTCTATGCGCTGAATCTGTAGACCATATAAGCAGCATCAGAGATGCCTATGAAGCATTAAAAGAGCGTTACAGAGGCGGAGATCTTGAGATCAATGACTGCCAGATAGATGAGAAGAGCGGCGTTGCAACATTTTCCTTTGTTAATGGCGAACCGCTTTCATCTCTCATGGATAAATGCCTTGCAGGTGATGACCTTGACGGCTTTGAAAAGCTCTTTAAAGAATATCTTCGCAGGATTTCCTATAACGAGGAAATGGAAGTATCCGATTATGACCTCATATTCAATAATATCTTGGTTAACGGACCTATCTGGACTGTTATTGACTATGAATGGACTTATGGAAAGAGGATCCCTACTAAGGAAATTGCCTTTAGAGCTTTGTACTGTTATCTTGAAGAAGATGAAAAGCGTAGAAAGATAGGCGTAGATAAGTTCTATAAGGAACTTGGTCTTACTGAAGAAGAGGCCAATGACCTTCTCGAAGAGGAAGCCGGTTTCCAGAAATATGTAACAGGAAATCGTATGTCCATGGTAGAGATCTGGAAGAAGATCGGTCAGAAAGCTACTGTTCCTCAGGAACTCCTTCCGCCTCCGGAAGTGCCTGAATTTAATCCGGAAGCTATTAAGCTTTATTATGACTATGGCCAGGGATTTTCTGAAGAGAATTCAGAAGAGCTTGATACTGAGTATGACAAGAATGGTAAAGCAGCTATTGAGCTTGAGCTTGATGATAATGTTGTAAAGCTTCGTCTTGATCCGGTATCTCATCCTTGTATTGTGTCACTTACAAATGTTAAGTGGAATGATGAGAAGATCCGTGATGATAATGATGCTCTTCAGATACATCCAAATGGTGCATGGCTTTCTGATGAGAGTATTGTATTTGATTCTGATGATCCATGGATCGAATTTGATTTTACTTCTGAGAACCTTAAAAAGAGAGCTGTTAACAGAATGAATATAAGACTGTCCATGTCTACTATTCATAAGAAACAGGCTCAGGATCTGGTTTCATATCAGTATGCAGGATCCGATGAGGATGAAAAAGAAGGTAAAGGACTTGGAAAGCTGAAAGGTTTATTGAAAAATGGGCTTAAAAAAGATGGTACGTTCGTACCTGACCGCAAACGCAAAGCGTAA
- a CDS encoding phospho-sugar mutase, with protein MSEALKQFEYWLNDSYFDDTTKQELLSIRNNEEEVEDRFYKELEFGTGGLRGVIGAGTNRMNIYTVRKATQGLANYILKTAGEEGKKKGVAISYDCRRFSPEFADETARCLAANGIKAYVFDELRPTPELSFALRKLGCIAGVMVTASHNPPEYNGYKAYWEDGAQVTPPHDTGIMDAVKAITDYHEVKTMPADEAKAAGLYETIGQEMDDAYMVELKKQILHPEAIKAMADKLTIVYTPFHGTGNKPVQRILKELGFNKVFIVPEQELPDPDFTTLDYPNPEDPKAFKLALELAKEKDADIVLATDPDADRLGIYAKDTKTGEYMQFTGNMSGMLIGEYILRERTKLGLMPERPAFVTTIVTTNMAKQIASKYGLHYIEVLTGFKYIGEQIKWFEEKNNEYNYVFGLEESYGCLAGTHARDKDAIVAVMMLCELAAFYKNEGKTAWDAMVDIYNEYGYYREGQYSITMKGIEGAKEIAALMDKLRSNPPKKFGDWTVEEFRDYKTGETLDLATGTKGKTGLPSSNVLYFALDNDSWCCARPSGTEPKIKFYMGVKGTSLEDAKELEDKLTAAVKEVIGQ; from the coding sequence ATGAGCGAAGCTTTAAAGCAGTTCGAGTACTGGTTGAATGATTCATATTTTGATGACACAACCAAGCAGGAACTTCTTTCTATTCGTAACAACGAGGAAGAGGTAGAAGATCGTTTTTACAAGGAACTTGAGTTTGGTACAGGTGGTCTTAGAGGTGTTATCGGAGCCGGTACTAATCGTATGAATATCTACACAGTTCGTAAGGCTACACAGGGTCTTGCAAACTATATCCTGAAAACTGCCGGAGAAGAAGGCAAGAAAAAAGGCGTTGCTATTTCTTATGACTGCCGCCGATTCTCTCCTGAATTTGCTGATGAGACAGCAAGATGCCTTGCAGCTAATGGAATCAAGGCATATGTATTTGATGAACTTCGTCCTACACCTGAACTTTCATTTGCACTTAGAAAGCTTGGCTGCATAGCAGGTGTTATGGTTACAGCCAGCCACAACCCGCCGGAATACAATGGTTATAAGGCTTATTGGGAAGATGGTGCACAGGTAACTCCTCCTCACGATACAGGAATCATGGATGCTGTTAAGGCTATCACAGACTATCATGAAGTTAAGACTATGCCTGCTGATGAAGCTAAGGCTGCAGGTCTTTATGAGACAATCGGCCAGGAAATGGATGATGCTTATATGGTAGAGCTCAAGAAGCAGATCCTTCACCCTGAAGCTATCAAGGCTATGGCTGATAAGCTTACTATCGTTTATACACCATTCCACGGTACAGGTAATAAGCCTGTTCAGAGAATTCTTAAAGAGCTCGGATTTAACAAGGTATTTATCGTTCCGGAGCAGGAACTTCCTGATCCTGACTTTACAACACTTGATTATCCTAACCCTGAAGATCCTAAGGCATTCAAGCTTGCTCTTGAACTTGCAAAGGAAAAGGATGCAGATATCGTTCTTGCAACTGACCCTGATGCAGACAGACTTGGAATCTATGCTAAGGATACTAAGACTGGTGAATACATGCAGTTTACAGGTAACATGTCTGGTATGCTCATAGGTGAATATATCCTTCGCGAGCGTACAAAGCTTGGACTTATGCCTGAGCGTCCTGCATTCGTAACAACAATCGTTACAACCAACATGGCTAAGCAGATCGCAAGTAAGTACGGTCTTCACTATATCGAAGTATTAACAGGCTTTAAGTATATCGGTGAGCAGATCAAGTGGTTCGAAGAAAAGAACAACGAGTACAACTATGTATTCGGTCTTGAAGAATCTTACGGATGCCTTGCAGGAACACATGCACGTGATAAGGATGCTATCGTTGCTGTAATGATGCTCTGCGAACTTGCTGCATTCTATAAGAATGAGGGTAAGACAGCATGGGATGCAATGGTTGATATCTATAACGAATATGGCTACTACAGAGAAGGTCAGTACTCTATCACTATGAAGGGTATCGAAGGAGCAAAAGAAATTGCAGCTCTTATGGATAAGCTCAGAAGCAATCCTCCTAAGAAGTTCGGTGACTGGACAGTAGAAGAGTTCCGTGATTATAAGACTGGTGAGACTCTTGACCTTGCAACAGGAACAAAGGGTAAGACAGGACTTCCTTCATCTAACGTTCTGTATTTTGCACTTGATAATGATTCATGGTGCTGTGCACGTCCTTCAGGAACAGAGCCTAAGATCAAGTTCTACATGGGCGTAAAGGGAACAAGCCTTGAAGATGCTAAGGAGCTTGAGGATAAGCTTACAGCTGCTGTTAAGGAAGTAATCGGACAGTAA
- a CDS encoding glycosyltransferase, giving the protein MGLKKMVRSYLTANAKRKHELAVRKMTFHYDDYIEEVENEKPEFSGDQKITTVFYDEIVSKGSGNRSAFHKAVDKALDDDIIIFCRKEGRLFKYAKEHIANAFKENADIKLLYADEDEVGDNGAPKNPYFKPDWSPDSYLNAFYIGSIFAAKACLVKKALENINTPLQMPWENKPSLDHESMVPCDRLFGHMALIEGGFEKRDGMNFPVYHLEQVLFHREAGADLFLGRPFHCEEHCIESPVKISIVIPSKDHPEVLRQCLESLVKFGSGSKNVSYEINVVDNGSSEDNKKEYESLAEEIREKGSKAGELTDIRYIYEPRDFNFSYMCNLGARNSTGDLVLFLNDDIEIVGGDWLRELSYYAGLPHVGAVGCKLLYPSDSELNPDGSLIQHAGLTAIHIGPMHKLQRLSDTKKWYFGANRGAHDMCGVTAACLMISKDKFDAIGGYYEGLAVAFNDVDLNYRLLEEGYYNVCCNYFNLVHHESLSRGDDNADAKKTDRLMKENDTLMQRHMHMYARDPFYHKALVNDDVAQDYDMADPTLLHPDEIESSNAVFVSSGYPESWNNECVWFRTDYIGSLSKWNKMYYKGRKEEPVNNTGYFIKGYSFVIGSDNALFGRTLLLRRVNSSDDLTPVESGVYSFKVHDMLREDVEKNLKDQTGVEITGYRIRIEDGILPSGTYQAGMLFKDMTSRTRVMNWGTKTMEV; this is encoded by the coding sequence ATGGGCTTAAAAAAGATGGTACGTTCGTACCTGACCGCAAACGCAAAGCGTAAACACGAGCTTGCCGTTCGCAAAATGACCTTTCATTATGACGATTATATTGAAGAGGTTGAGAACGAAAAGCCTGAATTTAGCGGTGATCAGAAAATAACAACTGTATTTTATGATGAAATAGTGTCTAAAGGATCAGGTAACAGATCTGCATTTCATAAGGCGGTGGATAAAGCCTTGGATGATGACATTATCATCTTTTGCCGCAAAGAAGGAAGACTGTTTAAATATGCCAAAGAGCATATCGCAAATGCATTTAAAGAAAATGCTGATATAAAACTTCTTTATGCTGACGAGGATGAAGTGGGCGATAACGGCGCCCCAAAGAATCCTTATTTTAAGCCTGACTGGTCACCGGATTCATATCTTAACGCGTTTTATATTGGCAGTATATTTGCAGCTAAGGCTTGCCTTGTAAAAAAGGCATTGGAAAATATTAATACTCCCCTTCAGATGCCTTGGGAAAATAAGCCTTCGCTTGATCATGAGAGTATGGTTCCCTGTGACAGATTATTTGGTCACATGGCTTTAATTGAAGGCGGCTTTGAAAAAAGAGATGGGATGAACTTCCCTGTATATCACTTGGAGCAGGTTCTTTTCCATAGAGAAGCTGGAGCAGATCTTTTCCTTGGAAGACCTTTCCATTGTGAAGAACATTGTATAGAATCGCCAGTAAAAATATCGATCGTTATCCCTTCGAAAGACCATCCTGAAGTCCTGAGACAGTGTCTTGAATCACTTGTGAAGTTTGGAAGCGGATCTAAGAACGTTAGCTATGAGATAAATGTTGTTGATAACGGAAGTAGCGAAGACAATAAAAAGGAATACGAAAGTCTTGCAGAAGAAATAAGAGAAAAGGGAAGTAAGGCAGGCGAGCTTACAGATATTCGCTATATATATGAGCCAAGAGACTTTAATTTCTCTTATATGTGCAATCTTGGAGCAAGGAATTCGACAGGAGACTTAGTTCTTTTCCTTAATGATGATATAGAGATCGTAGGCGGAGACTGGCTTAGAGAGCTTTCATATTATGCAGGGCTTCCGCATGTAGGTGCAGTTGGATGTAAACTTTTGTATCCTTCCGATTCTGAACTTAATCCGGATGGAAGTCTTATCCAACATGCAGGTCTTACAGCTATTCATATAGGACCTATGCACAAGCTCCAGCGCCTTTCTGATACAAAGAAATGGTATTTTGGAGCTAATAGGGGAGCGCATGACATGTGCGGCGTTACTGCGGCGTGTCTTATGATCTCTAAAGATAAGTTCGATGCCATTGGCGGATATTATGAAGGTCTTGCGGTAGCATTTAATGATGTTGACCTTAACTACAGGCTCTTAGAAGAGGGATATTATAACGTCTGCTGTAATTATTTTAATCTTGTTCATCATGAATCTCTAAGCAGGGGCGATGACAATGCTGATGCCAAGAAGACTGACCGCCTCATGAAAGAGAATGATACACTTATGCAGCGTCATATGCATATGTATGCAAGAGACCCCTTCTATCACAAGGCCCTGGTCAATGATGACGTTGCTCAGGATTATGATATGGCAGATCCAACGCTCCTTCACCCTGATGAAATAGAAAGTAGTAATGCTGTTTTTGTAAGCAGTGGTTATCCTGAAAGCTGGAACAATGAATGCGTCTGGTTTAGAACGGATTACATCGGCTCCTTAAGCAAATGGAACAAGATGTACTATAAGGGCAGAAAAGAAGAACCTGTTAATAACACAGGATATTTTATAAAAGGCTACAGCTTTGTAATAGGCTCTGATAATGCTCTTTTTGGAAGAACCCTTCTTTTGAGACGTGTTAACAGTTCAGATGACCTTACTCCTGTAGAATCAGGCGTGTATTCTTTTAAAGTACATGATATGCTTAGAGAGGATGTAGAGAAGAATCTCAAGGACCAGACGGGCGTTGAGATAACAGGCTACAGAATAAGAATAGAGGATGGAATTCTTCCATCCGGAACCTACCAGGCAGGAATGCTCTTTAAGGATATGACTTCAAGAACAAGAGTCATGAACTGGGGCACTAAGACCATGGAAGTTTAA
- a CDS encoding ABC transporter ATP-binding protein — protein sequence MSEQREVAIEVKNITKLYKLYDKNSDRLKEALGLTKQKKYHEKLALNNIDLTVHRGETVGIIGTNGSGKSTLLKIITGVLTPTNGTVNVNGRISALLELGAGFNMEYNGIDNIYLNGMMIGFSREEIKSRMNAILDFADIGEYVYQPVKTYSSGMFVRLAFALNINIDPEILIVDEALSVGDVFFQAKCYHKFEEFKKQGKTILFVSHDLSSISKYCDRAVLINQGVKLGEGTPKEMIDIYKQVLVGQYTPTENKEQALNLLEDEDIRKRAGEDADEADSKVGTPMEDRHKKGKNSAKPEPSQNDMVGKNPNVLEYGDGAAQIKDYFITDKNGNRVSSVQKGEECSIHMSVEFTKDCPAPIFAFTLKNILGIEITGTNTMFEKAFLSPVKKGDRKNITFTQKIDLQGGEYLISFGVTGYEQENFTVYHRLYDALNLTVISDKNTVGYYDMNSKVSVE from the coding sequence ATGTCAGAACAAAGAGAGGTCGCGATAGAGGTCAAGAATATCACAAAGCTCTATAAGCTTTATGATAAGAACTCCGACCGGCTCAAAGAGGCGCTTGGACTTACAAAACAAAAGAAATACCATGAAAAGCTTGCGCTTAATAACATAGATCTTACTGTACACAGGGGTGAAACTGTCGGAATCATTGGAACCAATGGATCAGGCAAGTCCACTCTTCTTAAGATCATTACAGGTGTCCTTACACCTACTAACGGAACAGTTAATGTTAATGGCCGTATTTCAGCCCTTCTTGAGCTGGGCGCGGGTTTTAACATGGAATATAACGGAATAGATAATATATATCTGAATGGTATGATGATCGGCTTTTCAAGAGAAGAGATCAAAAGCCGAATGAATGCCATATTGGATTTTGCAGATATCGGAGAGTATGTATATCAGCCCGTTAAGACCTATTCAAGCGGTATGTTTGTCCGTCTTGCATTTGCTCTTAATATAAATATTGATCCTGAGATACTTATTGTTGACGAGGCACTTTCTGTTGGAGACGTTTTCTTCCAGGCTAAGTGCTATCACAAGTTTGAAGAGTTCAAGAAGCAGGGTAAGACTATCCTTTTCGTATCTCATGATCTGTCCAGCATTAGTAAATACTGCGACAGAGCAGTTCTTATAAACCAGGGAGTAAAGCTTGGTGAAGGAACTCCCAAAGAGATGATCGATATCTACAAGCAGGTTCTTGTAGGCCAGTACACTCCAACAGAAAATAAGGAGCAGGCACTTAACCTTCTTGAAGACGAAGATATCAGAAAGCGTGCCGGAGAAGATGCTGATGAAGCAGATTCCAAAGTTGGCACACCAATGGAAGACAGACATAAAAAGGGCAAGAATTCCGCAAAGCCTGAGCCTTCTCAAAATGACATGGTGGGAAAAAATCCTAATGTCCTTGAGTATGGTGATGGAGCAGCACAGATCAAAGATTATTTTATTACTGATAAAAATGGTAACAGAGTATCTTCAGTTCAGAAGGGCGAAGAGTGCTCGATCCATATGTCAGTAGAATTTACAAAGGATTGTCCTGCACCTATTTTTGCATTTACACTTAAGAATATCCTTGGAATAGAAATAACCGGTACCAATACAATGTTTGAGAAAGCTTTTCTGTCACCTGTGAAAAAGGGGGACCGAAAGAATATCACATTCACGCAGAAGATCGATCTTCAGGGTGGTGAGTACCTGATTTCTTTTGGTGTAACAGGATATGAACAGGAAAATTTCACTGTATATCATAGACTTTATGATGCACTCAATCTTACTGTTATCTCAGACAAGAATACAGTCGGATATTATGACATGAATTCAAAGGTAAGCGTTGAGTAA
- a CDS encoding glycosyltransferase, producing MEDKQFDYKSAYESERLKTADLSERIAKLEEERDEALRKLDKIKGSKLWALSSPFRKFYHYVKRQNTRVKNLGSIRGIIAKIGYKKRERKAMSHFGTASFPDEAKRLEQSQTVFPNMVKVSILTPVYNTPEKFLRDMIESVMDQTYQNWQLCLADGSDDDHAYVGEIIKEYQAKDGKGRIAYQKLKVNDGISGNTNECLKMADGEYIGLFDHDDILHPEALYVYVKAINEQGADYIYCDETTFHGNSIDHMETMHFKPDYAVDTLRANNYICHFSVFKRTLLDGTELFRKEFDGSQDHDMILRLTDEARNIVHIPRILYYWRSHAGSVASGIEAKTYAIEAARGAVADHLRRHGYKHFKITSTKAFETIFKISYEIEGRPKISIVIPNCDHVDDLRRCITSIKEKSTWDNYEIIVVENNSKTQEIRDYYKELEKEPWVSFVKVVDFGKHEKFNYSEVVNFGVAHSDGDYIVLLNNDIQIITVNWMEELLMYAQRADVGAVGAKLYFPDRKIQHAGVILGLGAHRTAGHSHYGMEGTNLGYMGRLCYAQDMSAVTGACLMVSKVKYDEVGGLDTSFAISLNDVDFCLKLRQKGYLNVFTPFAEAYHFESASRGLDDSGEKLERYNKESEQFRTKWKEVLEKGDPYYNKNFTLDRSDFSVNVDGQGDTVLGDH from the coding sequence TTGGAAGACAAACAGTTTGATTATAAAAGTGCATATGAAAGCGAGCGTTTAAAAACAGCAGATCTTTCTGAAAGAATAGCAAAGCTCGAAGAAGAAAGAGATGAAGCCTTAAGAAAACTTGATAAGATCAAGGGTAGTAAGCTTTGGGCATTATCAAGTCCTTTCAGAAAGTTCTATCATTACGTTAAGCGCCAGAATACCAGGGTTAAAAACCTTGGGTCTATCAGAGGAATCATTGCAAAGATCGGATATAAAAAGCGTGAACGAAAGGCAATGAGCCATTTTGGTACAGCAAGTTTCCCTGATGAAGCTAAAAGACTTGAGCAGTCACAGACTGTTTTTCCAAATATGGTCAAAGTAAGTATTCTTACTCCTGTATATAATACGCCGGAGAAGTTCCTTAGGGATATGATAGAGTCTGTTATGGATCAGACTTACCAGAACTGGCAGCTCTGCCTTGCAGATGGATCTGACGATGATCATGCTTACGTTGGAGAGATCATCAAAGAGTATCAGGCCAAGGATGGCAAGGGACGTATTGCTTACCAGAAGCTTAAAGTCAATGACGGTATTTCAGGTAATACCAATGAATGCCTTAAGATGGCTGACGGAGAGTACATAGGTCTTTTTGATCATGATGATATTCTTCATCCTGAAGCTTTGTATGTATATGTCAAAGCTATAAATGAGCAGGGCGCCGACTATATCTACTGCGATGAGACAACTTTCCATGGAAACAGCATAGACCATATGGAAACTATGCATTTTAAACCTGATTATGCAGTAGATACACTTAGAGCTAATAACTATATCTGTCACTTTAGCGTATTTAAGAGAACTCTTCTTGATGGAACCGAGCTTTTCCGTAAGGAATTCGACGGAAGCCAGGATCATGACATGATCCTCCGCCTTACAGATGAAGCAAGGAACATTGTTCATATTCCAAGGATCCTCTATTATTGGAGATCACATGCAGGTTCTGTTGCATCAGGAATCGAAGCTAAGACCTATGCCATAGAGGCAGCCAGAGGAGCTGTTGCTGATCACCTTAGAAGGCACGGCTACAAGCATTTCAAGATAACAAGTACTAAGGCTTTTGAGACTATCTTCAAGATCTCCTATGAGATCGAGGGTAGACCTAAGATATCAATTGTTATTCCTAACTGTGATCATGTAGATGATCTTAGAAGATGCATTACATCTATCAAAGAAAAGTCTACATGGGATAACTATGAGATAATCGTTGTAGAGAATAATTCTAAGACTCAGGAAATAAGAGACTATTACAAAGAGCTGGAAAAAGAGCCATGGGTATCTTTTGTCAAGGTCGTGGACTTTGGAAAGCACGAGAAGTTCAATTATTCAGAAGTTGTGAACTTTGGAGTGGCTCATAGCGATGGCGACTACATTGTTCTTCTTAACAATGATATCCAGATAATTACAGTTAACTGGATGGAAGAGCTTCTTATGTACGCTCAGAGAGCTGATGTTGGAGCTGTTGGAGCCAAGCTCTATTTCCCTGATAGAAAGATCCAGCATGCCGGAGTTATCCTTGGACTTGGAGCACACAGAACAGCAGGCCATTCTCATTACGGAATGGAAGGAACAAACCTTGGATATATGGGACGCCTTTGCTATGCTCAGGATATGAGTGCAGTTACAGGTGCATGCCTTATGGTATCTAAAGTTAAGTACGATGAAGTTGGTGGTCTCGATACATCTTTTGCCATATCGCTTAATGATGTTGATTTTTGCTTAAAGCTCAGACAAAAAGGCTATCTTAATGTATTTACTCCTTTTGCAGAGGCTTATCATTTTGAATCCGCTTCAAGAGGTCTTGATGACTCAGGAGAAAAGCTTGAACGCTACAACAAGGAGTCTGAACAGTTCAGGACTAAGTGGAAAGAGGTCCTTGAAAAAGGAGATCCTTACTACAACAAAAACTTCACACTGGATCGAAGCGACTTTTCAGTCAATGTAGACGGTCAGGGAGATACAGTACTTGGAGACCACTGA
- a CDS encoding glycosyltransferase, with translation MLGSIKKTIAYAKRNGALAAYYAVRERLEDRKKEYTYVPVSGEELSKQKTEMDKVTRSEKAPLFSILVPCYNTNPDFFIQMIESVKTQTYSKWELILADASEDNSLEKLIDKRNLEDSRIRYIHLDSNEGISANTNEAVKAARGDYCCLLDHDDVITPDALYYFAKEILADMDRTAIEKPSKCAIGLIYSDEDKCDAGMTRFYEPNIKPDYNLDYLLSNNYICHFTAIKTSILKASLFRKEYDGAQDFDIILRTCIAFSFRNEEKNIRHIGRVLYHWRCHEDSTAANPASKKYAYEAGRSAVENIMQASGFNVRVSELMHVGFYRVEYPDGIFRTRKDIGVVGGKVTDKKGTIVGGIYKEDGTPLYYGLHKGFSGGFQHVAACQQDAMAVDLRCMRIRKKLRPLLKEITGLNYHSNKEILKQRNVDADPEDETILKVHGKHIVIPDNWDEDKIRNESIRFCKAVRHLGYRIIWDPQMSETKS, from the coding sequence ATGTTAGGTTCTATTAAAAAGACAATTGCATATGCCAAAAGAAACGGCGCTCTTGCTGCATACTATGCCGTAAGAGAAAGACTTGAAGATAGGAAGAAAGAATATACCTATGTACCGGTATCCGGAGAAGAACTATCAAAACAAAAAACCGAAATGGATAAGGTTACAAGATCTGAGAAGGCTCCTCTTTTTAGTATCCTAGTCCCGTGCTATAATACTAATCCTGACTTTTTTATACAAATGATAGAGTCTGTAAAAACGCAGACCTATTCTAAATGGGAACTGATCCTGGCTGATGCTTCCGAAGATAACAGCCTGGAAAAGCTTATAGATAAACGGAATCTTGAAGATTCCAGGATAAGATATATTCATCTTGATAGTAACGAAGGGATATCTGCTAATACCAATGAAGCGGTTAAGGCTGCCAGAGGTGACTATTGCTGTCTTCTTGATCATGATGATGTCATAACTCCTGATGCTTTATACTATTTTGCCAAAGAAATCCTTGCAGATATGGACAGGACTGCGATCGAAAAGCCGTCAAAGTGTGCCATAGGGCTTATCTATTCAGATGAAGATAAGTGTGATGCAGGCATGACAAGGTTTTATGAGCCTAATATAAAGCCTGATTATAACCTGGACTATCTTCTTTCCAACAACTATATCTGCCATTTTACAGCTATTAAGACAAGTATCCTTAAAGCCAGTCTTTTTAGAAAAGAATATGACGGAGCTCAGGATTTTGACATTATACTTAGAACCTGCATCGCTTTTTCTTTTAGGAATGAGGAAAAAAATATAAGGCATATCGGAAGAGTTCTGTATCACTGGAGATGCCATGAAGATTCAACTGCAGCTAATCCTGCAAGTAAGAAATATGCCTATGAAGCAGGCAGATCTGCTGTTGAAAATATCATGCAGGCAAGCGGCTTTAATGTTCGCGTAAGTGAGCTTATGCATGTAGGCTTTTACAGAGTAGAGTACCCTGATGGAATCTTCCGCACAAGAAAAGACATTGGCGTTGTTGGCGGAAAAGTGACAGATAAGAAAGGTACTATAGTTGGAGGTATCTATAAAGAAGACGGAACACCTCTTTACTATGGACTTCATAAAGGCTTTAGCGGAGGCTTTCAGCATGTGGCAGCCTGTCAACAGGATGCTATGGCAGTTGATCTTAGGTGCATGAGAATAAGGAAAAAGCTTCGCCCTCTTCTTAAAGAGATCACAGGGCTTAACTACCACAGCAATAAAGAAATCCTAAAACAAAGGAATGTAGATGCTGATCCCGAGGATGAAACGATCCTCAAAGTGCATGGAAAGCACATAGTAATTCCGGATAACTGGGATGAAGATAAGATCAGAAATGAAAGCATAAGATTCTGTAAAGCAGTAAGACATCTTGGATACCGTATAATATGGGATCCGCAGATGAGTGAAACGAAGAGTTAA